The sequence GTGTTCTGCAAGCTGGACAACGGCGTCAGCGTTTCGGCATCGGTGCCTTCGGGCGCATCGACAGGAGAGAACGAGGCGGTCGAACTGCGCGACGGCGACAAGAAGCGCTACGGCGGCAAGGGCGTCCTCAAGGCGGTCAAGAACGTCAACGAGACGATCGCACCGAAGCTCATCGGTGTGGACCCGAGCCGGCAGGCCGAGATCGACCGGCTGATGATCGATCTGGACGGAACGCCCAACAAGGGCAAGCTCGGCGCCAACGCCATGCTGGGTGTGTCGATGGCCGTGGCGCGGGCGGCGGCCGTGGCGGCGGACCTGCCGCTCTACAAATATCTGGGCGGCGCCGGGGCCGTGCGGCTGCCGGTTCCGATGATGAACATCCTCAACGGCGGCAAGCACGCCGACAACAGCGTGGACCTGCAGGAGTTCATGGCCATGCCCGTGGGCGCTCCGACGTTCGCCGAGGCGCTGCGGTGCGGGGCCGAGACGTTCCACGCCCTCAAAAAGATCCTGGCCAAGAAAGGCTATGCCACCAGCGTGGGCGACGAGGGTGGCTTCGCACCAAACCTCAAGAGCAACGACGAGGCCTGCGAGGTGATCGTCGAGGCGATCAAGGCCGCCGGCTACAAGCCGGGCAAGGACGTGGCGATCGCACTGGACCCGGCGGCCAGCTCGTTCTACGAGAAGGGCGCCTACAACCTCGCCAAGAGCGGCCAGGGCAAAAAGACCAGCGACGAGATGACGAAGCTCTACGCCGCCTGGTGCAAGAAGTACCCGATCGTCTCCATCGAGGACGGCCTGAACGAGAACGACTGGGCTGGCTTCAAGAAGCACACCGCCGCCCTGGGCGATACGGTCCAGATCGTCGGCGACGACCTGTTCGTAACCAACACGAAGTTCATCGCCCGGGGCATCAAGGAGCAGGCCGCCAACGCCGTGCTCATCAAGCTCAACCAGATCGGCACGGTGACGGAGACCATCGAATCGATCAACCTGTGCCGCGAAGCTGGCTGGGGATACGTGATCTCGCACCGCAGCGGCGAGACGGAGGACGCCTTCATGGCCGATTTCGCCGTCGCGATGGGCGGCGGCCAGATCAAGACCGGCTCGGCCTGCCGCAGCGAGCGGACCGTCAAGTACAACCGCCTGCTCGAAATCGAGGCCGAATTGGGCAAGGCCGCGACGTTCAGCAATCCGTTCAGCCGCTCCTGAGCGCAATTCAGCAGCAGTTGGGCAGCCCGCCAGGTTCGGGCTGAGACAATGTGGACGCCCAAAACGCCCCGTCGGGACATGCGACGGGGCGTATCTTTTTCCCGGCGTCCGTTCTGGTGCGAGTTTCACAAGAAAACCTGTAACATCACAGG comes from Anaerobaca lacustris and encodes:
- the eno gene encoding phosphopyruvate hydratase, translated to MKTTISAVCAMEILDSRGNPTVRVFCKLDNGVSVSASVPSGASTGENEAVELRDGDKKRYGGKGVLKAVKNVNETIAPKLIGVDPSRQAEIDRLMIDLDGTPNKGKLGANAMLGVSMAVARAAAVAADLPLYKYLGGAGAVRLPVPMMNILNGGKHADNSVDLQEFMAMPVGAPTFAEALRCGAETFHALKKILAKKGYATSVGDEGGFAPNLKSNDEACEVIVEAIKAAGYKPGKDVAIALDPAASSFYEKGAYNLAKSGQGKKTSDEMTKLYAAWCKKYPIVSIEDGLNENDWAGFKKHTAALGDTVQIVGDDLFVTNTKFIARGIKEQAANAVLIKLNQIGTVTETIESINLCREAGWGYVISHRSGETEDAFMADFAVAMGGGQIKTGSACRSERTVKYNRLLEIEAELGKAATFSNPFSRS